The Paenibacillus sp. FSL R7-0204 genome includes a region encoding these proteins:
- a CDS encoding ABC transporter permease, protein MEAAEVSVGTSFRRRRREQRFRRLKRDKWLYILLSPGLLYFLLFKYVPMWGVLLAFKDYQPFLGFWSSSWVGLEHFRTFFQNPDFFMLLRNTLVLSLYNLVFFFPAPIILALLLNEVRLSFYKRTVQTLIYVPHFISMVIVASISYVFLTTQGGAVNEFLYTVTGRKIDFLANPDWFRPMIIMQTIWKECGWGTIIFLAALAGVDVEQYEAAVVDGASRWRQTWHITLPAIRSTIVILLILRMGTILDNGFEQIYLMMNALNREVAEVFDTYVYALGITQGAFSYSTAVGLFKSVIGVVLVLGTNWLAKKSGESGLY, encoded by the coding sequence ATGGAGGCAGCAGAGGTAAGCGTAGGTACAAGCTTCCGCCGCCGCAGGCGGGAGCAGCGCTTCAGACGTCTGAAGCGGGACAAATGGCTCTACATTCTGCTCAGCCCCGGACTCCTGTATTTCCTGCTGTTCAAATATGTGCCGATGTGGGGAGTGCTGCTCGCCTTTAAGGATTATCAGCCTTTTCTGGGCTTCTGGAGTAGCAGTTGGGTCGGCTTGGAGCATTTCCGCACGTTTTTTCAGAATCCTGATTTCTTCATGCTGCTGCGCAATACGCTGGTGCTGTCGCTGTATAATTTGGTGTTCTTTTTCCCGGCACCGATCATCCTGGCGCTGCTGCTGAATGAAGTCCGTCTCTCCTTCTACAAAAGGACGGTTCAGACGCTGATCTATGTCCCCCACTTCATCTCTATGGTCATCGTCGCCAGTATCTCCTACGTGTTCCTTACAACACAGGGCGGTGCGGTCAATGAATTCCTCTACACGGTTACCGGGCGCAAAATTGATTTCCTCGCCAATCCCGACTGGTTCCGCCCGATGATTATTATGCAGACCATCTGGAAGGAATGCGGCTGGGGGACGATTATTTTCCTCGCTGCCCTGGCCGGTGTCGATGTGGAGCAATATGAAGCAGCCGTAGTGGACGGGGCCAGCCGCTGGCGCCAGACCTGGCATATTACGCTGCCCGCGATCCGCAGCACGATTGTTATTCTGCTGATTCTGCGGATGGGTACGATTCTGGATAACGGCTTCGAGCAGATTTATCTGATGATGAACGCGCTGAACCGCGAGGTGGCCGAGGTCTTCGATACCTATGTGTATGCGCTGGGGATTACCCAGGGGGCATTCAGCTACAGCACCGCCGTCGGTTTGTTCAAATCAGTGATCGGGGTCGTGCTGGTGCTCGGCACCAACTGGCTCGCCAAGAAGTCGGGCGAATCCGGATTATATTGA
- a CDS encoding extracellular solute-binding protein: MKRSEGSRSAKKGLFMLLAMIMLLSVLSGCGGNGENAGAGQKEPAGDNGKADGTAKGEKPLELTLMLPIFKTNYPKDGSPVAAKLEELTNTKIHFEWVPNASYADKFNITLASGKLPDIMYVGDVKASSFVNAARSGAFWEVGPYLKDYPNLSGAKEVILNNSAIDGKNYGIYRGRALGRNGVVFRKDWMEKLGLENPKTVDDFYSMLKAFKEQDPDGNGQADTYGMVLVKWTGQWASGFDTMKLWFGSPNKWGVQEGKLTPEHESPGYLEALKFMKKLYDEQLINADFAVMDSSKWNDPVVNNKAGVIVDVVDNAARLDDKIHAALQKEGKDEPERHYMDVIGGVSGVDGALHTLPTSGFSGMLAIPKSSVKTEEELKQVLAFLDRLNDEDLQTMLNYGLEGVHYKLVDGYIERSSDTVLLESEVEGLNQMLPFIPEDKAKQVKQTPLRLKQTEVQKTNEATIVTNPAEALISAVYTQKGSQLDNVINDARIKFIVGQIDEAGLKSAFEVWRKTGGDELVKEMNELYALAGK; encoded by the coding sequence ATGAAGCGGAGTGAAGGTTCACGGTCTGCGAAAAAAGGGTTGTTCATGCTGCTGGCTATGATTATGCTGCTAAGTGTATTGTCCGGCTGCGGCGGGAATGGAGAGAATGCGGGAGCGGGACAAAAGGAGCCTGCCGGGGACAACGGGAAGGCGGACGGTACAGCCAAGGGGGAGAAGCCGCTTGAGCTGACGCTGATGCTGCCGATTTTTAAAACCAATTATCCGAAGGACGGCAGTCCGGTCGCCGCCAAGCTGGAGGAGCTGACGAACACCAAAATCCATTTCGAATGGGTGCCGAATGCATCCTATGCCGATAAATTCAATATTACGCTGGCTTCCGGCAAGCTGCCTGATATTATGTATGTAGGTGACGTGAAAGCGTCCAGCTTCGTCAATGCGGCCAGATCCGGCGCTTTCTGGGAGGTGGGTCCGTATCTCAAGGATTATCCGAATCTCAGCGGGGCGAAGGAGGTCATTCTGAATAACTCGGCCATCGACGGTAAGAATTACGGGATCTACAGAGGGCGGGCGCTGGGACGTAACGGCGTGGTGTTCCGCAAGGACTGGATGGAGAAGCTGGGGCTTGAGAACCCGAAGACCGTGGATGATTTCTATTCGATGCTAAAAGCGTTCAAGGAGCAGGACCCGGATGGCAACGGCCAGGCGGATACGTACGGCATGGTGCTGGTCAAGTGGACCGGCCAGTGGGCCAGCGGCTTCGATACGATGAAGCTGTGGTTCGGTTCCCCGAACAAGTGGGGCGTGCAGGAGGGGAAGCTTACGCCTGAGCATGAATCCCCCGGGTATTTGGAAGCGCTTAAATTCATGAAAAAGCTGTACGATGAGCAGCTGATTAACGCCGACTTCGCGGTGATGGACAGCTCCAAATGGAATGATCCGGTCGTCAATAACAAAGCCGGCGTCATTGTCGATGTGGTCGATAACGCGGCCCGGCTGGACGACAAGATTCATGCGGCTCTACAAAAGGAAGGCAAAGACGAGCCGGAACGCCATTATATGGATGTTATCGGCGGTGTGAGCGGAGTGGACGGCGCACTGCATACCCTCCCAACCTCCGGTTTCTCCGGCATGCTGGCGATTCCGAAGTCTTCGGTCAAAACCGAGGAGGAGCTGAAGCAGGTGCTTGCCTTCCTGGACCGGCTGAATGATGAGGATCTGCAGACGATGCTGAACTATGGTCTTGAAGGCGTGCATTACAAGCTGGTGGACGGATATATCGAACGCTCCAGCGATACGGTTCTGCTGGAATCGGAAGTGGAAGGCCTGAATCAGATGCTGCCGTTCATCCCTGAGGACAAGGCGAAGCAGGTGAAGCAGACCCCGCTGCGGCTGAAGCAGACCGAGGTGCAGAAGACAAATGAAGCGACGATTGTGACCAATCCGGCGGAAGCGCTGATCTCGGCAGTCTATACGCAAAAAGGCTCGCAGCTCGATAACGTAATCAACGATGCGCGTATCAAATTCATTGTCGGCCAGATCGATGAGGCCGGTTTGAAGTCTGCTTTTGAAGTATGGCGGAAGACTGGCGGAGATGAGCTTGTGAAGGAAATGAATGAATTGTACGCCCTGGCGGGCAAGTAA
- a CDS encoding methyl-accepting chemotaxis protein, with product MEWLSKLRIAWGRTPSAEGVQSHSNTSGLAERAMAEHVIAAKDTVVSTETVKAEGKAAVEEAGANAHVPYSGKDSEKPSAHASGTVSYGEHAYTLAEQIRLETGAILKEEAQLVEDFEVLRAGGGEMIGQIAGTQQLLEHLKTNNGQTEDLINEMYGSLSYSSNKIEFAKEANIQISAEMQKASEVFTEFVALNEDLREHFHSIEQLAKIITDIAEQTNLLSLNAAIEAARAGEHGRGFAVVSTEIRKLADSTRSHVKEIMGSLSGMTRVMEQIHSKSGDGTLAMNETTAKIGESTLYMNEIVEAEEQVFEHLEKIQESQESSMEDVEQINSDLLRILEKSGEDTDQFRKLVLTVQKKADHYQQLLNHLHQIGLLQQAEEAEKING from the coding sequence ATGGAGTGGTTAAGCAAACTGCGCATAGCTTGGGGGAGAACCCCCTCTGCTGAAGGCGTTCAAAGTCACAGTAATACAAGCGGGTTAGCGGAGAGAGCCATGGCAGAGCATGTGATCGCGGCTAAGGATACGGTCGTATCAACAGAAACGGTTAAAGCAGAGGGAAAAGCCGCAGTAGAGGAAGCAGGCGCTAACGCACATGTACCTTACAGCGGTAAAGATAGCGAAAAACCCTCTGCACATGCTTCAGGCACGGTGTCTTATGGGGAACATGCTTATACCTTAGCGGAGCAGATCCGCCTTGAGACTGGAGCTATCCTGAAGGAAGAGGCCCAACTGGTGGAGGACTTCGAGGTCTTGCGGGCAGGCGGCGGGGAGATGATCGGCCAAATCGCCGGGACTCAGCAGCTCCTGGAGCATTTGAAGACCAACAACGGACAGACTGAAGATCTGATTAATGAAATGTATGGCAGCTTGTCCTACTCATCCAACAAAATCGAATTTGCCAAGGAAGCCAATATCCAGATCTCTGCGGAAATGCAGAAGGCCTCGGAGGTATTTACTGAGTTCGTTGCTTTGAATGAGGATCTGCGGGAGCATTTCCACAGCATTGAGCAGCTCGCCAAGATTATCACGGATATTGCCGAACAGACGAATCTGCTCTCGCTGAATGCGGCGATTGAGGCAGCGCGGGCCGGTGAGCATGGACGCGGCTTCGCCGTTGTCTCCACGGAGATCCGCAAGCTTGCTGACAGCACCCGCAGCCATGTGAAGGAGATCATGGGTTCACTCTCAGGAATGACCCGCGTCATGGAGCAGATTCACAGCAAGTCCGGGGATGGAACGCTCGCGATGAACGAGACCACGGCGAAGATCGGTGAGTCCACGTTATACATGAATGAGATTGTAGAAGCAGAGGAGCAGGTCTTCGAGCATCTGGAGAAAATCCAGGAGTCCCAGGAGAGCAGCATGGAGGATGTGGAGCAGATCAACAGCGACCTGCTGCGTATTCTGGAGAAATCGGGCGAGGACACAGACCAGTTCCGTAAGCTGGTTCTTACCGTTCAGAAGAAGGCCGACCATTACCAGCAGCTGCTGAATCATCTGCATCAGATCGGGCTGCTCCAGCAGGCGGAAGAAGCAGAGAAGATTAACGGATAA
- the tyrS gene encoding tyrosine--tRNA ligase yields the protein MNIIDELLWRDAINQQTDADGLRELTESKAVSLYCGVDPTGNSMHIGHLIPFMMLRRFQLAGHRPVILIGGATGTIGDPSGRQSERSLQTMEQVQENVEALSAQMKKLFITDGDNQVRMVNNYDWTKDMNVIDFLRDFGKNFSINTMLAKDVVASRLDSGISFTEFAYQILQSIDYLHLYQNEDVQLQIGGSDQWGNITSGLDLIRKKEGNEAKAFGLTIPLMLKADGTKFGKTAGGAIWLDPKQTTPYEFYQFWANTDDRDVVKYLKYFTFLSKEEIEALEEKVATEPHKREAQKALAEEMTRFVHSEELLEQAKRISAALFSGDIRSLTADEIEEGFKEMPTFTAGKETKNIVDWLVDLGVEPSKRQAREDITKGAISINGERVNELETEITAEDAIGGKFIIVRKGKKNYSLVKLV from the coding sequence TTGAACATTATCGACGAGCTATTGTGGCGCGATGCCATTAACCAGCAGACAGATGCGGACGGACTGCGTGAATTGACGGAGAGTAAGGCGGTATCGCTGTATTGCGGCGTGGACCCGACGGGCAACAGTATGCATATCGGCCACCTGATTCCATTCATGATGCTGCGGCGCTTCCAGCTGGCCGGTCACCGTCCGGTGATTCTGATCGGGGGAGCTACGGGAACGATCGGCGATCCGAGCGGACGCCAGAGTGAGCGCTCTTTGCAGACGATGGAGCAAGTGCAGGAGAATGTGGAGGCGCTGAGTGCCCAGATGAAGAAGCTGTTCATTACTGATGGCGACAATCAGGTGCGGATGGTGAACAACTACGACTGGACCAAGGATATGAACGTCATTGATTTCCTGCGTGATTTCGGCAAAAACTTCAGCATCAACACGATGCTCGCCAAGGATGTAGTCGCCAGCCGTCTGGACAGCGGAATCTCGTTCACGGAGTTCGCTTACCAGATTCTGCAGTCCATTGACTACCTGCATCTGTACCAGAACGAGGATGTGCAGCTCCAGATCGGCGGCTCGGACCAATGGGGGAATATTACGAGCGGCCTCGATCTGATCCGTAAAAAAGAAGGCAACGAAGCCAAAGCCTTCGGCCTGACCATCCCGCTTATGCTGAAGGCTGACGGCACCAAGTTCGGTAAAACCGCCGGCGGCGCCATCTGGCTCGATCCGAAGCAGACTACCCCTTACGAGTTCTACCAGTTCTGGGCGAACACCGATGACCGTGATGTGGTTAAATACCTGAAGTACTTCACCTTCCTGAGCAAGGAAGAGATTGAGGCGCTTGAGGAGAAGGTAGCCACCGAGCCGCATAAACGCGAAGCGCAAAAAGCGCTGGCCGAGGAAATGACCCGCTTCGTGCACAGCGAGGAGCTGCTGGAGCAGGCCAAACGTATCAGCGCGGCACTGTTCAGCGGCGATATCCGCTCCCTGACTGCGGACGAAATCGAGGAAGGCTTCAAGGAAATGCCGACCTTCACAGCGGGCAAGGAGACCAAAAACATTGTAGACTGGCTAGTGGACCTGGGAGTGGAGCCATCCAAACGCCAGGCGCGTGAGGATATTACTAAGGGGGCAATCTCGATTAACGGGGAGCGCGTGAATGAGCTGGAGACGGAGATTACGGCCGAAGACGCCATCGGCGGCAAGTTCATCATCGTCCGCAAAGGCAAGAAGAACTACAGCCTGGTGAAGCTGGTCTAA
- a CDS encoding FIST signal transduction protein, with product MIAVSFNTLDEARHHLEELDVNRGLVLFAAAAAVRELSRHAPSRAVLCSTKGEYTPQGYRSGVITGFEYEAEIADIVGILHPPVLSASTLEIAYRKVRGNPNAFLMLLCDGTGGMEEMLLSSLYFMNPQFKVIGGSAADDERGETYLYIGNRRVRNLGIYFNMPARTALVKENIYVPAWKTLLVTEADVFGRRVYSFNGRPAAGEYARVLGVPEKELAEHFLSSPLGKRYEDDLIIASPKAVHPDGSVTFYSQIMSSTYVELLSSADPLAVLEETLDGSPFKPSFVLNINCTLRDQLFTRDGLWGAFDEKMLGFCGNTTGFISYGEQYYTKHANQTMILLLVE from the coding sequence ATGATTGCTGTATCTTTTAACACCTTGGACGAGGCCAGGCACCATCTGGAGGAGCTGGATGTGAACCGGGGGCTGGTGCTGTTCGCTGCGGCTGCGGCTGTCCGGGAATTATCCCGTCATGCGCCTTCGCGGGCAGTATTGTGCTCAACCAAGGGGGAATATACTCCGCAGGGCTACCGCAGCGGCGTAATTACTGGTTTTGAATATGAAGCCGAGATAGCAGATATTGTGGGCATTCTGCACCCTCCCGTGCTTAGCGCAAGTACGCTGGAGATTGCTTACCGCAAGGTCCGGGGCAATCCGAACGCATTTCTGATGCTGCTCTGTGACGGCACAGGCGGGATGGAAGAGATGCTGCTCTCCTCGTTGTATTTTATGAACCCGCAATTCAAGGTGATTGGCGGCAGTGCGGCTGACGATGAGCGCGGCGAGACTTACCTCTATATAGGAAACCGCCGGGTGCGGAACCTGGGGATTTATTTCAATATGCCTGCCCGCACCGCCCTGGTCAAAGAGAATATATATGTGCCGGCCTGGAAGACGCTGCTGGTGACAGAAGCCGATGTGTTCGGCAGACGGGTGTATTCCTTCAACGGGCGGCCTGCAGCCGGGGAATACGCGCGTGTCCTGGGCGTGCCGGAGAAGGAGCTGGCAGAGCATTTTCTGAGCAGCCCGCTGGGCAAAAGATACGAGGATGATCTGATCATAGCCTCCCCGAAGGCGGTTCATCCGGATGGCTCTGTCACATTTTACAGCCAGATTATGTCTAGTACTTATGTGGAGCTGCTGAGTTCAGCCGATCCGCTGGCAGTGCTGGAGGAGACGCTGGACGGCAGTCCGTTCAAGCCTTCGTTTGTCCTCAATATTAACTGTACGCTGCGGGACCAGCTGTTTACACGGGACGGTCTGTGGGGAGCTTTTGACGAGAAAATGCTTGGGTTCTGCGGCAACACTACAGGCTTCATCAGCTATGGAGAGCAATATTATACTAAGCATGCCAATCAGACTATGATTCTGCTGCTGGTTGAATAA
- a CDS encoding LOG family protein, with translation MKSIAVFCGSSEGASPVYKESAILLGKELAARNITLIYGGATVGLMGAIADSVMQAGGRVIGVLPHFLKQREIEHTRLTELIMVDSMHERKLKMSELADGFIAMPGGPGTMEEYFEIFTWAQLGLHQKPCGLLNVNHYYDPLIALFSNMAREQFMQEKHHSIMLNAATPEGILQQFAEYTPPPVKQYLTDERT, from the coding sequence ATGAAGAGTATCGCAGTGTTCTGCGGTTCCAGTGAAGGGGCTTCGCCCGTATACAAGGAATCCGCTATTCTACTCGGCAAGGAGCTTGCCGCACGTAACATTACGCTGATCTATGGCGGAGCTACTGTAGGCTTGATGGGCGCTATTGCAGATAGCGTGATGCAGGCGGGAGGCCGCGTGATCGGGGTGCTGCCGCATTTTCTGAAGCAAAGGGAAATCGAGCACACCCGTCTCACAGAGCTGATCATGGTGGACTCTATGCATGAACGGAAGCTTAAGATGTCTGAGCTGGCGGACGGATTCATTGCTATGCCGGGCGGCCCGGGCACGATGGAGGAGTATTTCGAGATCTTCACCTGGGCGCAGCTCGGCCTGCATCAGAAGCCCTGCGGACTGCTTAATGTGAATCATTATTATGATCCGCTGATTGCCCTGTTCAGCAACATGGCCCGGGAACAATTCATGCAGGAGAAGCATCATTCCATCATGCTGAACGCTGCCACGCCGGAGGGCATTCTGCAGCAGTTCGCAGAGTATACGCCGCCTCCAGTGAAACAATATCTTACAGATGAGCGCACTTGA
- a CDS encoding carbohydrate ABC transporter permease, whose protein sequence is MAKRYRSAGEITFDVFNYLVLGIIGIAAILPFLFVVAGSFATEAEITKRAVFLVPTTISLDAYRFIFSTDTIVRSIGVSLYVTVIGTAVNLFFTVTMAYPMAKRYLMGRNLILNLVIFTMLFGGGMIPTYLVIRELHLLDTLNALILPGAISAFNLIIVKNFFQELPAEMEEAARIDGCTELGLLWRIVLPLSKPVLATFTLFYAVGHWNNFFSALLYINDPSKWPLQVMLRQIVMLSQSAAGDLSSMDPNFVQPPEQSIKMAVIVVGTLPIMCVYPFLQKHFAKGVMLGSVKG, encoded by the coding sequence GTGGCTAAACGTTACCGCAGCGCCGGAGAGATTACCTTTGACGTTTTTAATTACCTGGTGCTGGGCATCATCGGGATCGCAGCCATCCTGCCGTTCCTGTTTGTAGTCGCCGGTTCCTTCGCCACCGAGGCGGAAATAACGAAGCGCGCTGTCTTTCTGGTTCCGACGACTATCTCGCTGGACGCCTACCGGTTTATTTTCTCCACGGATACCATTGTCCGAAGCATCGGGGTGTCGCTGTATGTGACAGTGATCGGGACGGCAGTCAATTTGTTCTTCACGGTTACCATGGCGTATCCGATGGCGAAGCGGTACCTGATGGGCCGCAATCTGATCCTCAATCTGGTCATCTTCACCATGCTGTTCGGGGGCGGGATGATTCCCACCTATCTGGTGATCCGTGAGCTGCATCTGCTCGATACGCTGAATGCTCTGATTCTTCCGGGGGCGATCAGCGCCTTCAATCTGATTATCGTCAAAAACTTCTTCCAGGAGCTTCCCGCCGAGATGGAGGAGGCGGCCCGCATCGACGGCTGCACGGAGCTGGGGCTGCTGTGGAGGATTGTGCTGCCGCTGTCGAAGCCGGTGCTGGCGACGTTCACGCTCTTTTATGCGGTCGGACACTGGAATAACTTCTTCTCGGCGCTGCTCTACATCAATGACCCGTCCAAGTGGCCGCTGCAGGTGATGCTGCGCCAGATCGTCATGCTGTCCCAGTCGGCAGCGGGGGATCTTAGCTCCATGGACCCGAATTTCGTGCAGCCGCCGGAGCAGTCGATCAAAATGGCCGTCATCGTAGTCGGCACCCTGCCGATTATGTGCGTCTATCCGTTTCTGCAGAAGCATTTTGCCAAAGGGGTGATGCTGGGTTCAGTCAAAGGGTAA
- a CDS encoding beta-galactosidase, producing the protein MKQKLYYGAAWYPELWGEAERQQDLRLMQETGINLVRMGEFIWSLLEPEEDSIDVRPFADHIRQLHDHGIDTVMCTPTATPPVWLTHGYPERLHIRADGAVMSHGSRQHVCTNNPYFRQRAALITEELARVLGPLPGLVAWQLDNELKAHVAECMCGSCRSLWQEWLEHRYGSIGGLNDAWGTGVWSQTYQRFDQVPQPVATPFLHNSSLVTQYRLFQMEKIAEFAGEQAAIIRRYSGSPITHNSNVPFHMDNEKLFRELDFASFDTYASQANRHAYLLNCDLWRGFKPGRDFWLMETGPAYAASLTSYGEPHPDGYLTAEAVAAYALGAGAFCYWLWRQQRTGSEQTHSSIISAWGQPALGYDNVRAASAARLRIEPHMLNTRPLKAEVAITYSDRAKAFLATEPHRNLNYRSLLGDFYRRILDLGIHRDLLPESGDLSGYKLLFTPYIHYLSPEYMARALAFTAAGGIWIVGPLSGGRTAEHTLHTDAALGELERLAGVCAKFVYPMEGTGSIGEAFGHSAPLSLWSAVFEPLPGGASVIGVITEGRTPGLAYLTEQPYGRGAIVMLGSLPSGDAGDKQLCTLIEHYAARAGVTRRSDVTPGTILCPRSGADGELWTLVNMDGLGGSVTLPHSGQDVLTGTPVPAGPLSLSAYEYRLIAL; encoded by the coding sequence ATGAAACAAAAGCTATATTACGGTGCCGCATGGTACCCTGAGTTATGGGGGGAAGCTGAGCGGCAGCAGGATCTTCGGCTCATGCAGGAAACGGGCATTAATCTGGTAAGGATGGGGGAGTTCATCTGGTCGCTGCTGGAACCGGAGGAGGACTCTATCGATGTCCGGCCGTTCGCAGACCATATCCGGCAGCTCCATGACCATGGGATAGATACGGTCATGTGTACGCCGACTGCGACCCCGCCGGTCTGGCTGACTCACGGGTACCCGGAGCGCCTGCACATCCGGGCAGACGGAGCAGTGATGAGCCACGGGTCCAGACAGCATGTCTGCACGAATAACCCTTATTTCCGGCAGCGGGCGGCGCTGATCACGGAAGAGCTAGCCCGGGTGCTGGGGCCGCTCCCCGGCCTAGTCGCCTGGCAGCTCGACAACGAGCTGAAGGCACATGTGGCGGAATGCATGTGCGGGTCCTGCCGCTCCCTGTGGCAGGAGTGGCTGGAGCACCGTTACGGCAGCATAGGCGGGCTGAATGATGCCTGGGGGACCGGCGTGTGGAGCCAGACCTACCAGCGGTTTGATCAGGTGCCGCAGCCGGTAGCTACACCTTTTCTGCATAATTCCTCGCTCGTCACCCAGTACCGGTTGTTTCAGATGGAGAAGATTGCGGAGTTCGCAGGGGAACAGGCGGCGATCATCCGCCGCTATTCCGGGTCTCCTATCACGCACAACAGCAATGTCCCTTTTCATATGGACAATGAGAAGCTGTTCCGGGAGCTTGATTTCGCTTCGTTCGACACCTACGCCTCTCAGGCCAACAGGCACGCTTATCTGCTGAACTGTGATCTGTGGCGCGGGTTCAAGCCCGGGCGGGATTTCTGGCTGATGGAGACCGGCCCGGCCTATGCCGCGTCGCTTACAAGCTACGGCGAGCCGCACCCGGACGGCTATCTCACCGCTGAAGCCGTGGCTGCCTACGCGCTAGGGGCAGGCGCCTTCTGCTACTGGCTGTGGCGGCAGCAGCGCACCGGCAGCGAGCAGACGCACAGCTCGATTATCAGCGCCTGGGGCCAGCCTGCACTCGGCTATGACAATGTGCGTGCAGCTTCCGCCGCCAGGCTGCGGATTGAGCCGCACATGCTGAATACCCGGCCGCTCAAGGCCGAGGTAGCGATTACTTATTCGGACCGGGCCAAGGCGTTCCTGGCCACGGAGCCGCACCGGAACCTCAACTACCGCTCTCTGCTCGGGGACTTCTACAGACGGATTCTCGATCTGGGGATTCACCGTGACCTGCTGCCGGAAAGCGGCGATTTAAGCGGTTATAAGCTGCTGTTCACGCCTTACATCCATTATCTGTCGCCGGAATACATGGCGCGGGCGCTCGCCTTCACCGCGGCTGGCGGCATCTGGATCGTCGGCCCGCTTAGCGGAGGGCGCACGGCGGAGCATACTCTGCATACAGATGCTGCACTGGGTGAGCTGGAGCGCCTGGCCGGCGTCTGCGCTAAGTTCGTCTACCCGATGGAGGGGACGGGCAGCATCGGGGAGGCCTTCGGCCACTCCGCGCCGCTGTCACTGTGGAGTGCAGTGTTCGAGCCGCTGCCGGGCGGAGCCTCCGTAATCGGTGTCATTACGGAGGGCCGGACGCCAGGCCTGGCCTACCTGACCGAGCAGCCCTATGGCCGGGGAGCCATCGTGATGCTCGGCTCGCTGCCCTCGGGCGATGCGGGCGACAAGCAGCTGTGCACGCTGATTGAGCATTACGCCGCCCGCGCCGGGGTCACCCGGCGCAGCGATGTCACGCCAGGCACCATTCTCTGCCCAAGAAGCGGCGCTGACGGAGAACTGTGGACGCTCGTCAACATGGACGGGCTTGGCGGCAGCGTCACCCTGCCGCACAGCGGGCAGGATGTGTTGACCGGCACTCCCGTACCTGCCGGGCCGCTATCGCTTAGCGCTTATGAATACAGGCTGATCGCCCTGTAA
- a CDS encoding YfbM family protein: protein MAIRGYYFAIEDEQVQQIAAGSTPLASLKIDKYPGLDIDRAWEAIHYLLCGDISDGPAPLGYVVPLHSDQGIEFGTYGAFCLRAGQVAEALDAISGLDEAQLRQQYDFRTMAEEEVYPLDPDTVSVDDADAFFAYLLQFFTEIQRFYSQTVAAGKGIIFYLF, encoded by the coding sequence ATGGCGATACGCGGATATTACTTTGCAATAGAAGATGAACAGGTGCAGCAAATTGCCGCAGGCAGCACCCCGCTGGCGAGCTTGAAAATAGACAAATACCCGGGACTGGATATCGACCGCGCCTGGGAAGCGATTCACTACCTGCTCTGCGGAGATATATCGGACGGACCTGCACCGCTCGGATATGTAGTTCCACTACACTCAGACCAGGGTATTGAGTTCGGGACATACGGGGCATTCTGCCTGCGTGCCGGACAAGTGGCCGAAGCGCTTGACGCTATTTCTGGACTAGATGAAGCTCAGCTGCGCCAGCAATATGATTTCCGGACCATGGCCGAGGAGGAGGTCTACCCGCTGGACCCAGATACGGTGTCTGTCGATGATGCGGATGCGTTCTTTGCCTACCTGCTCCAGTTCTTCACCGAGATCCAGCGGTTCTACAGCCAGACTGTGGCTGCTGGTAAAGGCATTATTTTCTATTTGTTTTGA